The following coding sequences are from one Lysinibacillus sp. FSL W8-0992 window:
- the ftsH gene encoding ATP-dependent zinc metalloprotease FtsH produces the protein MNRIFRYTIFYLLIFLVIIGIFGTFNGGKSPTNEITYPEFLEALDKNEITEAKIQPDKSVYIVEGSMKGYEKGESFTVNLPRDNQSLMDRIDAAAKDKNSNIDFLKAPETSGWVQFFTGIIPFIIIIFLFFFLMSQSQGGGNKVMSFGKSKAKLYDDQKKKVRFTDVAGADEEKAELVEVVDFLKDHRKFTEIGARIPKGILLVGPPGTGKTLLARAVAGEAGVPFFSISGSDFVEMFVGVGASRVRDLFENAKKNAPCIIFIDEIDAVGRQRGAGLGGGHDEREQTLNQLLVEMDGFGANEGIIIIAATNRPDILDKALLRPGRFDRQITVGHPDVKGREAILKVHARNKPLSDSVDLAAVAQRTPGFSGADLENLLNEAALVAARKSKRSINMADIDEASDRVIAGPAKASRVYSAKEKKLVSFHEAGHVVVGLELDEADTVHKVTIVPRGQAGGYAIMLPKEERFFTTKQELLDRIAGLLGGRVAEEIVLGEVSTGAHNDFQKVTSIARAMVTEYGMSENLGAMQFGSSQGGNVFLGRDFNSDQNYSDSVAYEIDKEMQKIIDTQYERTKRILTENRQLLDLIATTLMEKETLNAQEIEHLRDHGVLPEPEAVENAEDEAPKAEAQPSLEKVGKPVLEKELLSDAPTPTTADLPKEGLDQTDSPKGIDEKRE, from the coding sequence ATGAATCGAATATTTCGATATACCATATTCTATTTACTGATTTTCCTAGTGATCATTGGTATATTTGGTACTTTCAACGGTGGTAAATCACCGACGAATGAAATTACTTACCCAGAGTTTTTAGAAGCTCTTGATAAGAATGAAATTACAGAAGCAAAAATTCAACCTGATAAATCAGTATATATTGTTGAAGGTTCCATGAAAGGTTATGAAAAAGGCGAAAGTTTTACAGTTAACCTTCCCCGTGATAACCAATCATTGATGGATCGAATCGATGCAGCTGCTAAGGATAAGAATAGCAATATAGATTTCTTGAAAGCACCAGAAACGAGTGGATGGGTACAGTTCTTTACAGGTATTATTCCATTCATCATTATCATCTTCTTATTCTTCTTCCTAATGAGTCAATCTCAAGGTGGCGGCAATAAAGTAATGAGCTTTGGTAAAAGTAAAGCTAAGCTTTATGATGACCAAAAGAAAAAAGTTCGTTTTACTGATGTAGCGGGTGCAGATGAAGAGAAAGCGGAGCTTGTAGAGGTTGTAGATTTCTTAAAAGATCACCGCAAATTCACTGAAATTGGTGCTCGTATTCCAAAAGGTATCTTACTTGTAGGTCCTCCGGGTACAGGTAAAACATTACTTGCTCGTGCAGTAGCTGGTGAAGCTGGCGTTCCATTCTTCTCGATTTCAGGTTCTGACTTCGTAGAAATGTTTGTCGGCGTAGGTGCTTCGCGTGTGCGTGATTTATTTGAAAATGCAAAGAAAAATGCTCCATGTATCATTTTCATTGATGAAATTGATGCTGTTGGTCGTCAACGTGGCGCCGGTCTTGGTGGTGGACACGATGAACGTGAGCAAACATTGAACCAATTACTAGTTGAAATGGATGGCTTCGGTGCGAACGAAGGTATTATTATTATCGCTGCAACAAACCGTCCAGATATTTTAGATAAAGCGTTATTACGTCCAGGTCGTTTTGACCGTCAAATTACAGTAGGACATCCTGATGTAAAAGGTCGTGAAGCAATTCTAAAAGTGCATGCACGCAATAAGCCACTTTCTGATTCAGTGGATTTAGCAGCTGTAGCACAACGTACACCGGGATTCTCTGGTGCCGATTTAGAAAACTTATTAAACGAAGCCGCTCTTGTAGCTGCTCGTAAAAGTAAACGTTCGATTAATATGGCAGATATCGATGAGGCATCTGACCGTGTAATCGCAGGTCCAGCAAAAGCTAGCCGCGTTTACTCAGCAAAAGAGAAAAAACTTGTATCCTTCCATGAAGCTGGTCACGTTGTAGTTGGTCTAGAACTTGATGAAGCGGATACAGTTCATAAAGTAACGATTGTACCACGCGGTCAAGCGGGTGGTTATGCAATTATGTTACCGAAGGAAGAGCGTTTCTTTACTACGAAACAAGAGCTTTTAGACCGTATTGCAGGACTACTTGGTGGTCGTGTGGCGGAGGAAATTGTGCTAGGTGAAGTATCTACAGGAGCTCATAATGACTTCCAAAAGGTAACAAGTATTGCGCGCGCTATGGTTACTGAATATGGTATGAGTGAAAATCTTGGAGCAATGCAGTTTGGGTCAAGTCAAGGAGGGAATGTATTCCTTGGTCGTGACTTCAATTCAGATCAAAACTACTCTGATTCAGTTGCTTATGAAATCGATAAAGAAATGCAAAAAATTATCGATACGCAATATGAACGTACTAAACGTATTCTGACAGAAAACCGTCAGTTACTTGATTTAATTGCGACAACATTAATGGAAAAAGAAACATTAAATGCGCAAGAAATTGAGCATTTACGTGATCATGGTGTCCTGCCAGAACCGGAAGCGGTGGAAAACGCTGAAGACGAAGCGCCAAAAGCTGAAGCACAACCGTCATTAGAAAAAGTCGGAAAACCTGTTCTTGAAAAAGAATTGCTAAGTGATGCGCCAACTCCAACAACAGCGGATTTACCAAAAGAAGGTTTGGATCAAACTGATTCTCCAAAAGGAATCGACGAAAAACGTGAGTAA
- a CDS encoding aldo/keto reductase: MGNVTLNNGLEMPLVGYGVFRVPDGDDLAEAVKTAIAKGYRSIDTAQVYRNEESVGRGIRVAIDEGLVSRDELFVTSKVWNDGLSYEETLAAYDSSLEKLGLDYLDLYLIHWPGLDTNYIEAYKALEKIYQDGRVRSIGVSNFHVHHLELLLKETTVIPVINQIEFHPHLTQEEVRHYCKEHGIQVEAWSPLMNGSLLEEELIQQLASKYSKTPAQIVLRYDVQHDIVTIPKTMTPARMTENLHVFDFALTDEEMAQLDAMNDGLRCGPDPEKFNFK; this comes from the coding sequence ATGGGAAATGTAACATTGAACAATGGTCTAGAAATGCCTTTAGTAGGCTATGGTGTCTTCCGTGTGCCAGATGGAGATGATTTGGCTGAGGCTGTTAAAACTGCTATCGCAAAAGGTTACCGTAGTATAGATACTGCGCAAGTGTACCGTAATGAAGAAAGTGTTGGGCGAGGAATTCGCGTAGCAATTGATGAAGGACTCGTTTCGCGCGATGAACTTTTTGTAACTTCTAAAGTTTGGAATGATGGACTTTCTTATGAAGAGACACTTGCCGCATATGATAGTAGTTTAGAAAAACTAGGCTTAGATTATTTAGATTTATATTTAATTCATTGGCCAGGCTTAGATACGAACTATATTGAGGCATATAAAGCACTTGAAAAAATTTATCAGGACGGCCGTGTTCGTTCGATAGGTGTAAGTAATTTCCATGTGCATCATTTAGAACTTTTATTAAAAGAAACTACGGTTATTCCAGTCATCAATCAGATTGAATTCCACCCTCATTTAACGCAAGAAGAAGTGCGTCACTACTGTAAAGAACACGGTATTCAAGTAGAAGCGTGGTCACCTTTAATGAATGGTTCATTGTTAGAGGAAGAGTTGATTCAACAGTTAGCAAGTAAATATAGTAAAACACCAGCGCAAATTGTTTTGCGATATGATGTTCAGCATGATATTGTAACAATTCCAAAAACAATGACACCAGCACGTATGACAGAGAACTTACATGTTTTTGATTTTGCTTTAACAGATGAGGAAATGGCACAGTTAGATGCAATGAACGACGGCCTACGTTGTGGTCCTGATCCTGAAAAATTTAATTTTAAATAA
- a CDS encoding peptidyl-prolyl cis-trans isomerase: MSSTRNRRPQPSSTSNQTPLLQRRLKTKPALIIFTILLLGNLLWFIAWLIPNNGQEIGSDEQVAAVDGDVITRQEWMIAMEERYGKETLQNLVNESVMEKAADKYKIKVSEKEIDLELALMRSAQDKFDTALQNLSAEQLKQKIRSGLILDKVLTKDVVIKEDSIKKYYEENKALYNTETSYRTNFIEVDSKKAADEALSELKNGSDFSVLAREISIDSASASLGGDIGFLTEKQGNIDPAILKAAKALSANEVSKAFKLDNGHYGIVQVQEVIEGQSFTYDDVKEHIERELALEQLQQSITPEAFWSEFKATWYYGEAKK, from the coding sequence ATGAGCTCAACGCGTAATCGTAGACCACAACCATCTTCAACATCAAACCAAACGCCTTTATTGCAACGCCGTTTAAAAACAAAACCGGCTTTAATAATTTTTACCATATTATTATTAGGAAATCTTTTATGGTTCATTGCTTGGTTAATTCCAAATAACGGTCAGGAAATCGGTAGCGACGAACAAGTCGCTGCCGTTGATGGCGATGTCATAACACGCCAAGAGTGGATGATTGCTATGGAAGAACGCTATGGTAAAGAGACACTCCAAAATTTAGTGAATGAATCAGTGATGGAAAAGGCAGCAGATAAATATAAAATAAAAGTGTCTGAAAAAGAAATTGATTTAGAGCTTGCGTTAATGCGTTCAGCTCAAGACAAATTCGATACAGCATTGCAAAATTTATCAGCTGAGCAGCTAAAACAGAAAATTCGCTCAGGTCTTATTTTAGATAAAGTACTGACAAAAGATGTAGTTATTAAAGAAGATAGTATAAAAAAATACTATGAAGAAAACAAAGCGTTATACAATACTGAAACAAGCTATCGCACGAATTTCATTGAGGTGGATTCAAAGAAGGCAGCTGACGAAGCGTTAAGTGAACTGAAAAATGGCTCTGATTTTTCTGTGCTTGCACGTGAAATTTCAATTGATAGCGCATCAGCAAGCTTAGGTGGAGATATCGGTTTCCTAACTGAAAAGCAGGGCAATATTGATCCAGCTATTTTGAAGGCAGCGAAAGCTTTATCTGCTAATGAGGTTAGTAAAGCATTTAAGCTAGATAACGGACATTACGGAATTGTGCAAGTTCAAGAAGTAATAGAAGGTCAATCCTTTACATATGACGATGTGAAAGAACATATCGAACGAGAGCTTGCGTTGGAGCAATTGCAACAATCTATAACACCAGAAGCATTTTGGTCGGAGTTTAAGGCAACTTGGTATTATGGTGAGGCAAAGAAATGA
- a CDS encoding type III pantothenate kinase has protein sequence MILVLDAGNSNIVLGVYDTNDQLAFHWRMVTDLRKTEDEYAMQVLAFFNHAGISFEQITGIIISSVVPPIMFSLESMCQKYFRKKPLVVGPGVKTGLNIKYENPREVGSDRIVNAIAALDAYKAPLIIVDFGTATTYCYLNEKGDYMGGAIAPGISISTEALYTQAARLPRIEILRPTHIVGKTTVSAMQAGIFYGFVGQVEGIVNRMKAQSKEEPLVIATGGLANLIAGETQAIDVVDPFLTLKGLYKLYKRNQ, from the coding sequence ATGATTTTAGTTTTGGATGCAGGAAATTCAAATATAGTATTGGGAGTCTATGATACCAATGACCAGCTAGCTTTCCATTGGCGAATGGTAACAGATCTTCGTAAAACAGAAGACGAATATGCGATGCAAGTACTTGCTTTTTTTAATCATGCAGGCATTTCATTTGAACAAATTACTGGCATTATTATATCCTCGGTTGTACCACCAATTATGTTTTCATTAGAATCGATGTGTCAAAAGTATTTTCGTAAAAAACCACTAGTAGTTGGACCAGGTGTAAAAACAGGATTAAATATTAAATATGAAAATCCTCGCGAGGTTGGTTCGGATCGTATTGTAAACGCTATAGCAGCACTAGATGCTTATAAAGCGCCGTTAATTATTGTGGATTTTGGTACAGCGACAACATATTGTTATTTGAATGAAAAAGGCGATTACATGGGTGGCGCTATTGCACCGGGAATTTCCATTTCAACTGAGGCACTTTATACGCAGGCAGCTAGGTTACCGCGTATTGAAATACTGCGTCCTACACATATTGTTGGAAAAACTACCGTTTCTGCGATGCAGGCGGGCATTTTTTATGGTTTTGTTGGGCAAGTTGAGGGCATTGTTAATCGCATGAAAGCACAAAGTAAGGAAGAGCCGCTTGTTATTGCAACAGGTGGATTAGCAAATTTAATTGCTGGAGAGACGCAAGCTATAGATGTAGTTGATCCATTTTTAACATTAAAAGGTTTATATAAATTATATAAACGTAACCAATAA
- the hslO gene encoding Hsp33 family molecular chaperone HslO — MKDYLVRGLGFNGQVRVFAACTTATVGEAQRRHNTWPVVSAALGRSMTAGVMMGAMLKGEEKITIKVEGNGPIGPMVIDSNARGEVRGFVTNPHVHFDLNEQGKLDVRAGVGSEGALTIVKDLGLRDMFSGQTPIVSGEIAEDFTYYFATSEQVPSSVGLGVLVNPDNSILAAGGFILQLMPGCEEETIDAIEQHLATIEPVSKMIEKGFTPEQILEAVLGEGKVQILDSMPVEFKCQCSKERFGAAILGLGSQEIQEMIDEDGEAEAQCHFCLETYHFSKEELEGFIDELNA; from the coding sequence ATGAAAGATTATTTAGTTCGCGGGTTAGGATTCAATGGGCAGGTGCGTGTTTTTGCAGCATGTACAACTGCAACAGTAGGGGAAGCACAACGTCGTCATAATACTTGGCCTGTTGTGTCGGCAGCTCTTGGTCGTTCAATGACGGCTGGTGTAATGATGGGAGCTATGTTAAAAGGTGAAGAGAAAATCACAATTAAAGTCGAAGGCAATGGTCCAATCGGTCCTATGGTGATTGACAGTAACGCACGTGGTGAAGTGCGCGGTTTTGTGACAAACCCTCACGTGCATTTTGACTTGAACGAACAAGGCAAATTAGATGTACGAGCTGGTGTTGGGTCAGAAGGTGCGTTAACGATTGTAAAAGATCTCGGCTTACGTGATATGTTCTCTGGACAAACACCTATTGTATCTGGCGAAATTGCAGAAGACTTTACTTACTATTTTGCTACATCTGAGCAGGTGCCTTCATCTGTAGGACTAGGCGTATTGGTAAATCCGGATAATTCAATTCTTGCAGCGGGTGGCTTTATTCTTCAGCTTATGCCAGGCTGTGAAGAAGAAACGATTGATGCAATCGAACAGCATTTAGCAACAATTGAACCTGTATCAAAAATGATTGAAAAAGGTTTTACACCAGAGCAAATTTTAGAGGCTGTACTAGGAGAAGGAAAAGTCCAAATTTTAGATTCAATGCCGGTTGAATTTAAATGTCAATGTTCAAAAGAGCGATTTGGAGCAGCAATTTTAGGCTTAGGTTCACAGGAAATTCAAGAAATGATCGATGAAGATGGCGAGGCAGAAGCACAATGTCACTTCTGCTTAGAAACATACCATTTCTCAAAAGAAGAATTAGAAGGGTTTATTGATGAGCTCAACGCGTAA
- the hpt gene encoding hypoxanthine phosphoribosyltransferase, producing the protein MLQNDIEKIMITEEQLQERIAVLGAQLTEEYKDSFPLAVGVLKGAMPFMTDLMKRFDSFIELDFMDVSSYGNATVSSGEVKILKDLNTSVEGRDVLIIEDIIDSGLTLSYLVDLFKYRKAKSIKIVTLLDKPSGRKVNLAADYVGFKVPDGFVVGYGLDYAEKYRNLPYIGILKPEVYSF; encoded by the coding sequence ATTACTGAAGAACAACTGCAAGAAAGAATCGCTGTGCTAGGTGCCCAATTAACAGAGGAATATAAAGATTCATTCCCGTTAGCTGTTGGCGTACTTAAAGGTGCGATGCCATTTATGACAGACTTGATGAAACGTTTCGATTCTTTTATTGAGCTAGATTTTATGGATGTTTCTAGCTATGGTAATGCCACTGTTTCATCTGGCGAAGTAAAGATTTTAAAGGATTTAAATACAAGTGTTGAAGGGCGTGACGTATTAATTATCGAGGACATCATCGATAGCGGATTAACGCTTAGCTACTTAGTAGATCTATTTAAGTATCGTAAAGCAAAATCAATCAAAATTGTTACTCTTTTAGACAAACCGTCAGGACGAAAAGTAAATCTTGCTGCTGACTATGTTGGCTTCAAAGTTCCAGATGGCTTTGTAGTTGGTTATGGTTTAGACTACGCGGAAAAATACCGCAACTTACCATACATCGGTATTTTAAAACCGGAAGTTTATTCGTTTTAA